From the Spirochaetota bacterium genome, the window AATAGCAAGATCCCTTTGTTTCTGCTTCCAATATAATCTAGCATATAAGAGATAGATTCTGCTAATATTCAATTTTGAATTTTTCAGGAGTTTCTCCGCATTATCCAAGAGTATATGAGCCTCATCCAATTTTTCTTGTTCAATTAGGGATTCAGCTAAACTACGCTTAAGCGATCCCTCCTCCAATGGCAGGGTTAAATCATTAATTATCTCTATCCCCTTTCTCGCGTTATCCTCTGCTGCCTTCAGGTTTCCAGATTTCATATAGGCATGATTTAGAGCATAATAAACCCATGCCTGGCACCACCTGCTTTTTACTTTTTGGAAAACACCTAAACTCTTCAATGAAGATTCGATTGACTCTTCAATTCTCCCCAATCCAACTGCATTTAACGCTGAAACTAGTAAAAGGATTGCGTATATACCCTCATCTAGCTCCCTCTCTTTGCATAGCTCCATACCCTTTATCGCATTCTCCATGCCCCTCGAAAAGAGGCCCATACTGTAACAGGAAATAGATATTAGGCAATAATCAAAAACCAACCAATCATATAGCCCTAAATTCTCGCATAATTCTTTTGTCTGTTCTGCTATTGTTAAAGATTTTGATACGTCTCCAGAGAAAATATACCGAAAACAGTTATTAATATATAATTCAGCAAGTAATTCACTATCCTTAAAACCGGACAATAGGGACATGGCATATTTAAAATACTGATCACCAATATCCAATTTTCCCAAATGATAGGATAGATGCATCAAATTTATGAGAACATTAATACTAAAGCGAGGATTGTCCTTTACCTTACCAAGCAATTCTTTAAGCTTCATCTCAGCCCTGAGGAAATCACCATCCAAAAAGTAGTTATATCCAAGACTATTAAGAGAAAGCACAATACCATTTGATGATTTATTCTCAGCAAAGGATTTATGTGCCTTACTATAGGCACGGATCGCCTCCTGCGGCTTACTGGAAAGCTCTAATGCAAGGGCCTGTAAATATTTTACCCAGGGTTCTTCATTTAAATAGATATCAGGCACTATCTTGAGATAGGAGTTTATCAGGTTAAAGCGTCCCTCTTTCAACAATTTTAAGCCAATCATTCTTAGCAATGTCCATGCCTTTTCCAACTGTTCCGCCATCAGATAATGCCGCAGGGCTTCCTCATCTTCACCCTCCTTTTCCCAGATGCCCGCTGCATCCCTGTGAAGTTTAAGTATTGCCTCCCGACTCATCTCCAGTTTTAACCTATTCATTAAGAATTCCTGGAATATGATATGATAGGTAAACCACTCCCTCTCCTCATTCAAAGGGAAGGTAAAAAGATGCTTCGCTTCAAGAGTCATTATAATCTCTTTCGAGTTGTTAATATTTAAGAGTTGATCACAAAAGTCAGCGCTAATACGAGAAAGGATTGAGGTCTTTATTAAAAATTGTTTTAATTCGCTTGATTGAAGATCATAGATATTATCTTCCAAATATTGTAAAATTACCTGGGGTGAATTTTTGAGATGTAGTAGGAAATCCCTTATCTCATCATGGCTTTTACATCTTAAAAGGTGATAAAATAATATTAAACCTGACACCCACCCCCTTGTCTTTTGTTGAAGAATTCTTAAACTCTCTTCATTTAGATTAATATTATAAATTTTAGAATAGAGTTCATCGATTTCAGAAATGCTAAAAAAAAGATCATCTTCTCTAATATCGAGCATCTCTCTTCTGGCTCTGAATCTGGAAAGATGTAAATCCGGTTCTACTCGACTGATAACAATCAAATGAACCTGAGGTGACAGATGCTCAATTAGATACTTCAGGGATTCATTTATCTCCACACTATCTTCAATTAAGTGATAATCATCAAGACAGATTAAAATATCCTTATTTATATGTTTTTCAAATTCACGTATTAGAGCGGCAAGAACGTCTATACGGTTACTCTCTATAATACCAGTCTTCTTAATTCTACGAATTATACTGTTCCCAAATTTGGGATAATACTTTTGTACCCCTAAAATTAGGTAATGGAAAAAGGGTATTATGTCATTGTCAGATTTATCCAGCCTATACCAGACTGTATCTAAATCAAGATTCTTGCACACATCAGCAATAAGAGTGGTCTTCCCAAATCCCGCTCCTGCTATTACAGCTGTAATTCTTTTCTTGGGGATTCCAGATAGGAGAGTATGCAATCTCTCTCTTTTAATGATATCTGATGAGGAAGGGGGGAGTTGTTTTGAGCTCAGGATTTGAATACTTCTATCCATTATACTCCATCAGTTATTAAAATATAATTATCGCATTTTAGGATTTGCTCCCAGATAATGGGATAACCTAATGGATTAACAATTATCGTCTCCTTATTTTATCAGGATTAGAGACAGTTTTTCTCAAAAATAATAGTAAAAATCATGGGTTATTTGTCAAGTTTAATCATGTAAAAGAATATTGCTCATAATTCTTCCCATGATGAAGGGAGTAGCTCTTCTATTCACGATAATACCCAACGAAAAACGATACAAAAGGAGCGAAATAATAGCGAGAATATATACAATAATAATGCATAAATATTTTATAAAGTAATTCAGTAGTCTCATCTTTGTCAACTTTATCTTGACCTATGTAAAAATATTGATAATAATGTCAACAACATCCTATGCTGAGAATACTCTTGTCTTGTATCT encodes:
- a CDS encoding BTAD domain-containing putative transcriptional regulator; the protein is MDRSIQILSSKQLPPSSSDIIKRERLHTLLSGIPKKRITAVIAGAGFGKTTLIADVCKNLDLDTVWYRLDKSDNDIIPFFHYLILGVQKYYPKFGNSIIRRIKKTGIIESNRIDVLAALIREFEKHINKDILICLDDYHLIEDSVEINESLKYLIEHLSPQVHLIVISRVEPDLHLSRFRARREMLDIREDDLFFSISEIDELYSKIYNINLNEESLRILQQKTRGWVSGLILFYHLLRCKSHDEIRDFLLHLKNSPQVILQYLEDNIYDLQSSELKQFLIKTSILSRISADFCDQLLNINNSKEIIMTLEAKHLFTFPLNEEREWFTYHIIFQEFLMNRLKLEMSREAILKLHRDAAGIWEKEGEDEEALRHYLMAEQLEKAWTLLRMIGLKLLKEGRFNLINSYLKIVPDIYLNEEPWVKYLQALALELSSKPQEAIRAYSKAHKSFAENKSSNGIVLSLNSLGYNYFLDGDFLRAEMKLKELLGKVKDNPRFSINVLINLMHLSYHLGKLDIGDQYFKYAMSLLSGFKDSELLAELYINNCFRYIFSGDVSKSLTIAEQTKELCENLGLYDWLVFDYCLISISCYSMGLFSRGMENAIKGMELCKERELDEGIYAILLLVSALNAVGLGRIEESIESSLKSLGVFQKVKSRWCQAWVYYALNHAYMKSGNLKAAEDNARKGIEIINDLTLPLEEGSLKRSLAESLIEQEKLDEAHILLDNAEKLLKNSKLNISRIYLLYARLYWKQKQRDLAIEKLIQALNLCEANEYDIWIINEERWIKPLLIEIFLRGKMQDYLNKIFSEIGIVVEDNLRVISDINETNISEIEPKSIDESKKATVPGLRVFCFGKFMVYRGDEEIQADRWKSKKAKMLFKYLLISRPRGFLAKEVLMELFWPGEDPKRVSHRLQVVLSSLRRIVEPEILRWAPSSYIIREGDSYQLYLGDDGWSDIDEFQQELRLAESKEDVEDAISHYLKAEAVYGGDFLSEDLYVTWCTEERARLKDKYLDLLQKIISYYEGKGDYSKGIEYAKKFIEVDKYSENIYQQLMTYYSKIGNKSMVTKTYERCKENIGEDLDTPLADETEELYRKLI